The stretch of DNA attggtgcagcggtctaaggcactacatctcagtgctagaggcgtcactacagcccctggttcgatcccaggctgtatcacaaccggccgtgatcgggagttccatagggtggcgcacaattggcacagcgtcgttcgggttagagAAGGGTTTGGCCGGGYtaggccgtcattgtaaaataagaatttgttcataactgacttgcattggcaaaaataaaggttaaattaatttaaaaaaatgttgctcTAGTTGGGACCAACTGTTCACTAACAAAGATTGGGGCTATAAGTAGAAGTTGTTAATAAGACTGTGTCAGTTAGCAGTTAGCCACTTCTTATTCATCCTTAGGGATAAGATAGCATGTGTGGAGACTGTACAACAGCCCTGCTTCCTGCAAATACCCAGTGGAGTGTCGGGAGCGCACACATTGACTCTGGTTTGAGAGACCCAACAGCTCTAAGCACATTATATCCATCATGACCTTGAGAGTGATTCTGGAAAACATAAATCCTGTTTATTGCCCAAGTGTAGCATTCGATGTGAAGAATTTTTGCGGAAATAGCCTTGTCTTGCCAAAGCACAGTGGATATCTGTTTAAGATTAAACCTCAAATAGCCCTATGTAATTTAACTGTAACAATGCCCTATTACCATACTGCTGTTTCACAACAAATCAAGCCAAGTGGAGTCCTCCACAGCTCATTGCAGGCCCAGAAGCATAACCTTGATGTTGTTTTCAAAGATGCTACTGCTGCTCTCGCAGAATTTCTAAGACACAGTGATAAATATACAAGTGTCGTGTGGGGTTTGCTGGCAAAACAAGTCCACAAATAAACAGCTTCTTGCAGATATAATTCGTGCTTATTTTGTTTGGACAGAAACACCACAATGGAAGCAAGGAGGCATGACAGTGTCCTCTTGCTTTAGCTATGCTTCTTGCTAAGCTTTGCTTTAAATTTAGCTCTCCAGAGTTTCCACCTGCTTCCATCGAGTTGATACCTCACACGAACCTCAAATAGAGTATCAACCTATTCAATCAAGGGTGCAAAACCCATTTATAATGTGGTTAGGTTATGCATAAAATGATCTGTTGCTGGAATATGCTGATCTGGGAGCCAAGAAGAAGAGGAACAAGGGAATGGACGGGGGCGTTTGTTTCATTTCCTACACATGAGTGTATCCTATTTTTAGATTTTAAAGTTGACTGtcatgggtgcgtgtgtgtgcgtgctctgaATATCGAGAATTCTGGAGGGAAAAGAACAAAAAACAACCCGATGAGGAACGATGACCAAATGTGCCACCATCTGTCACTCTTTTTAGATAACATGCAAAATAGCTTCCATGACAGGTCACACATGattcataaaatacatttgggTGGCCAAATTGTTAAAAGGCAATTCGGTTGTCGTAACRTACATTGGGCTTGCTGCTGGGTGAGATTAATAGACCCTCTTATTTTCCAGAGGAAATTCTACCATTCTTTCAAAGTCTAATGCTGCTCAGCTTTTTCCATTGATGGAATAATAAACGAGTTTAGTCTTATATGGTAGGCCTTATATGGTAGGCGTACTCATACTAAACTGCTGGCACTGCTGCTCTCTGTATGGTCCAGAATCAGTCAACTCATGTAGAAAGGTCAACAACCTCACTGCTGTTCCCCTTTAATGAGGTGAGGAATGGTATTTGGTTAATGTAGTACATAATTAAGTAATAGTATTATCTCTCACAATTATATATTATTTAAGACGTGTAATTGAAAACAGTATCATAAAAAATAGCATACACATTTCATATGGATTATTTTTTTATCTAATAATTATGTGTTTTGGGGGAAGATAAATACTAATAGTCCATTATTAAACCACATTTCCCATGATGCCCCGCGTTACGTACGAAGCGTTTTCTTTGCGGACGTGTGTGAAAGATATCCATGAATGGTGTGATGGGAMATACATTTGCTGTTGTGCCAGGCAGTGTACCCCTCACTTAAAATTGTATTAGACCttctgctttatttattttttatttgaatgtgAAGTTGGAATATATATTTCACTGGGTTTAATCAATCATTAtcaaggagagagaggcaggcagaatcATCGACAGCTGTGCTTGGAGCCCTAGCCTGCTGCTAAAGCTAGCAAGCGCGAGActtgtgtagaattacaggacaGCGCTTCACGGGCTAGTTAGCGATCATGCTTCGAGACAACATGACCTCCATCGTACAGAAAATTGCTAGACAGGCGCTTGTAACTTTTAGAAACCCATCTTCATTCGGTGATAAAGCGTTTTTGGGTAATCAATGTAAACTCCAAAGCCTCATGACCGAAATCAGAGCTGCGGATCTGAAGATCCCTCCAAGGAAAGTTGACAGCGCTTCTACGCCTTTGCCACACAACCCCCCGGTCACATACATGCACATATGCGAGACAGACGAATTCAGCATGGGGGTGTTTCTGCTAAAAAGCGGTGCTTCCATCCCCTTGCACGACCACCCGGGAATGTACGGAATGTTGAAAGTTATGTATGGCAAGGTTAGGATCACCTGTTTTGACAGGTTGGACAAATCATCTAGCGTGGCCAGTGACACGCAATTCAACCCTCCACTGCTACCTTTTCAGAGAGGTGCGCTGAGYAGGTCGATACTTGGGTCGGTCGGGGAGTTTACAGAAGAAAGCGGACCGTGTATCTTGACCCCTGACCGAAACAACCTTCACCAAATCGATGCAGTCGATGGGCCCACCGCTTTCCTCGATATTTTGGCACCCCCATATGATCCAGACGACGGGAGAGACTGTCATTATTACAAAGTTCTGCAGTCTGCCCCGGATTCTGAGGACAAAAAGGCTGACGGTCAAAAAGAAGTTTGGCTGATGGAAGTATCCCAACCTTCTGAATTCTGGTGTGGTGGTGAACCATACCCCGGCCCTGAAGTGAAGATCTGAAGCGCACTTGCTATGAACGCTGAATTGATTTGTGAACCATTGATTCTCAGGACCATGTCAAAACAATATGTAAATGTATGACGATCATGATTCCTACAATGATGGATTATGGAATGGGATGTGTCACAGTGCTGTGTAATGGGAAAACATGTCTTGTGAACTAAAAGCACGATTCCTAAATTGGACTATGCATTCTGCSTGTAATGAAAGTACTTAAGCAGTTGATAAATTGTGATCTTTGCACATCAGCTCTAATGTATTTGAATTTTTGATAAGCATTTCATGTCTTGAAATGAACTGAAACCATACACATTactcaaaataaaaacataaaggTGGATTAAAACTAAATGGTGGTGTTCAAGCACATTAAAATGTCAAAAGCCATGATTTGCTCTAAGCATGTTTTCATTGGATCAAACTACATTATTTGAGTTAATCCCATGGGACATGGATTACTGAATGACCATCTTATAAATTGCTTCATTAATTGAGCTTCCCTAATTAAACTTAAATSCCATAATAACCTTGCTTGCTTCATCATTTTGGGAGCTTGGCTCAATGTGCTGTGCTTTTAGGAGAGCACTATTGAATTCATTGCTTGTGACCTAG from Salvelinus sp. IW2-2015 linkage group LG25, ASM291031v2, whole genome shotgun sequence encodes:
- the LOC111951991 gene encoding 2-aminoethanethiol dioxygenase yields the protein MLRDNMTSIVQKIARQALVTFRNPSSFGDKAFLGNQCKLQSLMTEIRAADLKIPPRKVDSASTPLPHNPPVTYMHICETDEFSMGVFLLKSGASIPLHDHPGMYGMLKVMYGKVRITCFDRLDKSSSVASDTQFNPPLLPFQRGALSRSILGSVGEFTEESGPCILTPDRNNLHQIDAVDGPTAFLDILAPPYDPDDGRDCHYYKVLQSAPDSEDKKADGQKEVWLMEVSQPSEFWCGGEPYPGPEVKI